In Papaver somniferum cultivar HN1 chromosome 9, ASM357369v1, whole genome shotgun sequence, the genomic stretch TCGCACAGAGATTAGTATCTTCAAACAAACCAACAAGATAAGCTTCAGCTGCTTCTTGTAGAGCTGCAACTGCTGAACTCTGGAATCTCAAATCAGTTTTGAAATCTTGAGCAATCTCACGAACTAATCTCTGAAACGGGAGCTTGCGAATCAATAGTTCAGTACTCTTCTGGTATTTCCTGATCTCACGAAGAGCGACGGTTCCTGGCCTGAATCTGTGAGGTTTCTTCACTCCTCCGGTTGCTGGTGCTGATTTCCGGGCTGCTTTTGTTGCTAATTGCTTCCTTGGGGCTTTTCCTCCGGTGGATTTCCGAGCGGTTTGCTTAGTACGAGCCATTTTTTTCAGATGAAAGTTGCAGAGATCTGAACAATTGAAGATTGAGGGAGAGTTGTAAAATTGATTTGTGAGGAGATTGGAACTGGGAATGgggatttaaaaagaaaaaaattaatttggGGGAATTATGAATTTTTATCGACGGTTGATAATGCATGGAAAGTTTCATTCGGATTGGGATTTTAGTTGTTTTCTATTGGTTTAAAAGGATGTCATACGGATGGGTGTACCAACGGCCGATATTGATTTACAAGCATTCAAAACGAATTTTATCAACGGTTGATAACGAATTGAAAGGTGTCATGAAGATTATGGTTCTAGAAGGTGTCATACGGATggggatttattttatttttggaaaatttcttgtttggtcctaggcccatatagttatttatagtagggtccaaccggatcttTTTTTTATCTGGAGgtctaaaattaattaaaacagggaaatgtccataatatccattactaccaaacgtgtgtgtctacactgcttacaaatttgagtacatatctggtacactgcttaaaaattcgattacatatttgctacactgtttacaaatttgagtacatatatgtcgcactgcttagaaatctgagtacatatctgtcgtattgcttacaaatccgattatatatatgaatgcttacaaattcgagtacatatttgctgcactgcttccaggtagagtacaaatctgtaagaatcaatgataaatatttTGCATACCTCTTGTGGTACGTCAGGCTTCAAATAATACCTAAAGAAATGATACTGTGCATCCTTATTGGGGTACCTACATCAAAACCACATAAGCAACAATTAAGCACATTTTTTCAGAATTCCACTTAGAGTGAAGAGGAACTGATATAATAAGAAAAACTTACAAGCTATAGTCACAATCAAAGCCTGCATATTCATTGAAGTGGTTTCCAATATCATAGCCTCTGTAGCTGTACGACCCGTACTCGAAATCAATGAAATAAAGCTTTTCTAGACGTCCAACAAAAATGGTTGCAGAAACGTAAATGTTAGTATCAGCTTACTATGCATCAACGCTACATATGTTTTCCGACATCACTGTTCCAAGAACACCACAAAAAAAATGGTTGCCTATTTATCTGCTTAGACAAATAGGCTAGAAGacacaaacaaacaaaaaccatCTAGCATCATTGTTCACCAAGGAAAGATAAATAAATTAACAATACTGGTTTGACCCAGAGAAATGCAATAGGATTCGGAAGAGTGAAAACACTACTAGACAAAGAGAGCAAACTAaattagagaaaaataaaaactgaAACTCTAATAAGAAAAATATTACCTATGCAAATTGGTAGCACCTTATTGTCTAGAACTTCTGACGACTTTAGGGTATCAAAGAAGAAGTACAAATTGGTGATGAAGATTTTAAGTAGTCAGGtgttgttaacaaggaaactgagCTAGTTTAGTTAACAAAGGCAGCACTGGGTAAAAACTGTTCGACACGAAACTAGATGGTTATGATGAATATCTATACACAAAGGAAAAAACCAGCCTAGAAAACACACTGACACATAAAACCAAACAGCTAAAAGAAGAGGCAACACTGTAGCACTAGATAGTAATTGTTCGACAAGACCAAGATAATAAAATAACGCAAACCAGGCAATAAAACCAAACAGTTATTGACAAGTGCAAAATAGCTCAACAAGATTAGGCCAACCGACCTCAAAATAATGGTAAGAGATCAGACAATAAACACCGTGACTGTTTAAAACAACAGAAAAAAAGAGGGGAGGGTGATGCCACTTACCGATGCCCGAGAAGGAAAAAGATAGACAATAAGGAGATAATTGACCTTGCAGGGGAATTAAAAAACAGAGCAAACAAAATTGCTCAGAAACTAGAACATACAAGATAGGATCAGAAAAGAAACAAATCCACGGTTGCAGACATCATAAATAGGTTAGGATTAAACCATGACCTTCTATCAGACAATAAAACAGACAGTTTAAGGCCTAAGTAAGAAAACAAATCCATGTATGGAATTACAGAAACAATACTAACCAAAAAACTACAAAACTAAGATTAATAGAACTTCGAGCAGGCATTAAATCAAGCATTTTAGGGGCAAACCAGAAACCAGACCCAAGCACGAAAAGGCAGAAGAAATACTTGTATAGGTATTAAGGAAAAATCACATCAAATACCAACGTGGATGGCAGCACAACGAATCTCAACGAATCACATCATTTTAGCCACATTCTTAACTCCTATCTCAACAAATAACATATCATACAAGTGAATGTGCAATTGTGCATCACCAAGCTCCACAATGGTATttaatcaatcaaattagcattCAGTAAGAACTTTAACTAGGCATCCAAACTATATTCATCTGATAAAATCAATATAACAAATAAAGAGAACAAACATCTTAAATAATAAGATCATAAGTATCAAGTTCAAAGTAACAATAAGTTCTATTTGGATTCAACCTAGTATCTCTTCACCAACAATATAAACTAGTTTAATTCTCTCAAAATATGTACCACCAACACCAGTTACCACCTAATTTACTTATATATATTCACATCTCCACCAACAACAAAATTCCCCCCAAAATCTATATCATTCCCAGGATTTACTATACCATTCCCAGGCTAAAATCTATGTcagattttcaaaatattaataCTAAACCTAATTGATTAAGTGTTCATGTCATTAGTGTTTCAAATAAGATTAACATCACCTTTTAACCGACCCTCTCCTCCCGAGTCAGTGCAGAACTTCCATCCACAAATCCGTCTTCATCAATTTCGATTTCTCTCTCAATCACCTCTACTTCAGTGAATTCTCCATCCTTTAATTTCAGCTTCGACTTCTTCAAATACCTTTGAGTGTTTAACTTTTTTGGTGGAGACGGACTGAATTTCTTCATAACTTGTTTATACACCAAATAACTTATTCCTACAGCTAAACTAAACCCTGAAATAGCTTCTAATACAGCCTTGAACAAAACCTTTTGAGCTCTATTCTCAATCGGACCCATTATAGTTTGATCATTCACACAATCTCTACCTGCACTGAACACAGCATTTTGAATCATGTTTTGAATTGGGATCATTATAGTTGGATCATTAACATCATCTCTACCTAACGATCTGAGGAAACCAGAAAACAAGTTTTTGATTAAGATTTTTCCATCTGAAACACGGCCACAGAAAAATTTGACAGCAGGTAGGTTTACGGGCACCATTGTCTAGGTTACGGCAGAGATGAATGTCTGAAAGGAAAAGATAGAACGATAACTATTCCTCTAATAAGGTCTAAACCTTCGAATAAACATTACGAGAAGAAGATTAATAAGGAAAATCAACTTACCAAACGCTATAATTGATTTGGGTTCTTGAATCGATCAAGATGTTCTAAAAATCttcgtactcatggatcgaacccaaaaacaatgataaaactctgaatataaccgaatcaaagcacatatttcaatattacacatacgtactcatggatcgaacccaaaaacaatgacaaaactctgaatataaccgaatcaaagcagatatttcagtattacatatatgtactcatggatcgaacccaaaaatcaattaaaaaacgcgGTGCAACACAAATACACACATGGATCGAatccaaaaacaatgacaaaactctgaatataaccgaatcaaagcaaatatttcagtattacacatacgtactcatggatcgaacccaaaaacaatgacaaaactctgaatataaccgaatcaaagaagatatttcagtattacatatacataatcatggatcgaacccaaaaatcaattaaaaaacgcgGTGCAACACAAACACACTCAGAGATCATACCAAATCGACGAAAGTAAACTCTTCCAGTTTACTATCAACATCAGATCTAATACCTAAACATTAGATTTTGCTATAAACATGAAAATTTTTCTAATCcgagaagaaaaaaacctaaattaaaataaGCTTTTGAataagaaaggaaaaatgaaaacctaaactaTACCAACAGTAAGGAAGTGAACCTACCGATTAATCTTAGTTTGAGTTCACGAATTGATCAACACCTCATAAGATCTTCATAGACGGAGCTCTTTACCGAACCacaaatgagaagaagaagaagaagaagaagaatagatcgagaaaatgaagaagaaatggatttggTTACTGCT encodes the following:
- the LOC113313722 gene encoding histone H3.2, coding for MARTKQTARKSTGGKAPRKQLATKAARKSAPATGGVKKPHRFRPGTVALREIRKYQKSTELLIRKLPFQRLVREIAQDFKTDLRFQSSAVAALQEAAEAYLVGLFEDTNLCAIHAKRVTIMPKDIQLARRIRGERA